A window of the Henckelia pumila isolate YLH828 chromosome 3, ASM3356847v2, whole genome shotgun sequence genome harbors these coding sequences:
- the LOC140888153 gene encoding uncharacterized protein, with the protein MVYGTEAVLPAEIGQESARIMAYGENNQELRAMDLDLLEENRSRAAIRLAAYRKRMTQAYNKRVYPKVFQEGDLVMRKIQHQGERGKLEAKYEGPFKVIGKVGVAAYYLEDAQGKKGKRPWNAQHLKKYYP; encoded by the coding sequence ATGGTATACGGGACTGAAGCTGTGCTCCCAGCAGAGATAGGGCAAGAGAGTGCAAGAATCATGGCGTATGGGGAAAACAATCAAGAATTACGAGCAATGGATCTAGATTTACTCGAAGAAAACAGGTCCCGAGCTGCAATTAGGCTAGCGGCCTATCGCAAACGAATGACCCAAGCATACAACAAAAGAGTATACCCCAAGGTTTTCCAAGAGGGAGACCTGGTTATGCGAAAAATACAACATCAAGGGGAACGAGGAAAGCTAGAAGCCAAGTATGAAGGCCCATTCAAAGTGATAGGAAAAGTCGGAGTAGCCGCATATTACTTGGAAGATGCTCAAGGTAAAAAGGGAAAAAGGCCATGGAACGCTCAGcacttgaaaaaatattatccCTAA